Proteins from a genomic interval of Thunnus maccoyii chromosome 1, fThuMac1.1, whole genome shotgun sequence:
- the chd9 gene encoding chromodomain-helicase-DNA-binding protein 9 isoform X6: MKSSSSSSSSSSSSSSSSSSSSEKRTSRRAHHQMESTQLEKQEKANRIISEAIAKARQRGEKNIPRVMSPESFPSSSSQYKTHRDREHKGNGKARPKEKACRKACIVPSSKPKQKAKIGKIVIKIGKKKKRKPPSSEEESDDDPPPRHTSKDDDSKRRSNRQVKRKKYAEELEARLSDEEVKVIVKAKKTNTAASKQPAVQLFVENPSEEDAAVVDKIMSSRIVKKEVSPGVVVEVEEFFVKYKNYSYLHCEWATEQQLEKDKRIQQKIKRFKMKQAQRALFFADMEEDPFNPDYVEVDRVLEVSYCEDKDTGEEVVYYLVKWCSLPYEDSTWELKDDVDQSKIEEFEQLQAAKPDSCRMERPPANLWKKREQSREYRNSNSLRDYQLEGVNWLLFNWYNRRNCILADEMGLGKTIQSITFLDEIYRAGIKGPFLIIAPLSTIANWEREFRTWTHLNVIVYHGSMVSRQMLQQYEMYFRDAQGRAIRGAYKFQAVITTFEMILGGCPELNAIEWRCVIIDEAHRLKNKNCKLLEGFKLMSLEHKVLLTGTPLQNTVEELFSLLHFLEPARFPSENTFMQEFGDLKTEEQVQKLQGILKPMMLRRLKEDVEKKLAPKEETIIEVELTNIQKKYYRAILEKNFSFLAKGAGQANMPNLVNTMMELRKCCNHPYLIKGAEEKILEDFREVYSPTAIDFHLQAMVQSAGKLVLIDKLLPKMKAGGHKVLIFSQMVRCLDILEDYLIQRRYLYERIDGRVRGNLRQAAIDRFSKPDSDRFVFLLCTRAGGLGINLTAADTCIIFDSDWNPQNDLQAQARCHRIGQNKAVKVYRLITRNSYEREMFDRASLKLGLDKAVLQSMSGRDNSLGGGTGGGAVQQQLSKKEIEDLLRRGAYGAIMDEEDEGAKFCEEDIDQILQRRTKTITIESEGRGSTFAKASFVASGNRTDISLDDPNFWDKWAKKADIDVDMVNGRNSLVIDTPRVRKQTRPFSATKDELAELSEGESDNDETKPKLRRNHDRLNSYGRTECFRVEKNLLVYGWGRWKDILNHGRFKKQLTEWDVEAICRALLSYCLVHYRGDDKIKSFMWDLIAPTEDGRTKELQNHLGLSAPVPRGRKGKKMKTQSSSFDIHKAEWLRKHNPEHMLQDDGYKKHLKHHCNKVLLRVRMLYYLKQEVIGSQAQQVLDGVEASEINIWVPEPDHSELPTLWWDTVSDKCLLLGIYKHGYEKYNTIRADPALCFLERVGRPDEKAIAAEQRGNDFMDGDVDDPEYKPAPALLKDDMEDDASSPGDLVVTDNAGDAVPVTEGESIYWPSSSVLTARLRRLITASQRYTKSRQILHIHQAQSQQTMIMSAPLCPLPPTLNDTLNPKMAAKIERQQRWTRREEADFYRVVSTFGVVFDPDLGRFDWTKFRAMARLHKKTDESLQKYLCAFTAMCRRVCRLPPKEGDSAVDPSLTIQPITEERASRTLYRVELLRQVREQVLRHSLLYERLSLCQMSSDLPVWWEAGTHDRDLLIGAAKHGVSRTDYHILRDPELCFMAAQRNYSQTKAAQQQSRTSTPLLHPQYQATSSVLTGSPAPPTAPRDPEPCGVVPKVEPASEGEDSREKHGESWSPPRAPATPTGLEEKPIPEMRDSERQMVAARTKPLTPNSSERKPKKTSKRSRREARRGSESDSDGSSSSSSSRSSSSSSSSSSSSSHSGSSSSSSSSSCSSGSSSSSSSSSSSSDDSESEGEEGKKKVPAATSVKGFDEDSVASLSTTQDETQDTHVAENGITNNSSHPFQGGGYMLAASYWPKDRVIINRLDSICQAVLKGKWPGTRRAYEPGGAVASFYTTKLLDNANSLCEDPSASPQGSKVTKHVAENKEFSVKLNDQEGGLKLTFQKQGLPLKRPLETEEGPQAQQQYLARLQELQSASDTGLADITKPHCSFQNVPPGVAGQMRLNGVVDGQPVVKRRRGRRKNVEGMDLLFMNKSRAPAVPDQVPPGWGGIGQVGMAAAAVPGYSQSSSQSPADTEIRVPVINLKDGTRLAGDDAPKRKDLEQWLKEHPGFVADTGAFIPGVNKMQMQFHFQDGRPKQKRHRCRNPNKIDVNSLTGDERVQIINRRNARKVGGAFAPPLKDLCRFLQENPEYGVPPEWADVVKQSGYLPESMFDRILTGPIVPEEVSRRGRRPKNPLAKAAAAATAAAAAAAPNPAASTLGLNPLLTNGLLSGMDLTSLQAFQQNLQSLQSLQLTAGLMGLPSDASNLAASNLAAMFPMMLSGMAGLPNLLGMSSLLGKPAQEGAAGTEDKAKGTASGGTGEPSASKAPSHTSDTKGERTEGSNTTPSSTYSATSSATAPQSASAASAASGHPLSLNPLLLSSMIYPGMLLTPGLNLPVSATQQQSSNSDPTPPAASQSSPQETQRPAAEKDREEEEEEEEEEEEEDDEALEEEEEDDDEESAEQKENSGPEGLGKAESSSSESGSSSSSSDNSDSSDED, from the exons GAAAATTGTCATAAAGAttgggaagaaaaagaagagaaagccACCGTCTTCAGAGGAGGAGTCGGATGATGACCCTCCACCTCGACACACTTCTAAAGACGACGACTCG AAGAGGCGATCTAATCGCCAGGTGAAAAGGAAGAAGTATGCTGAAGAGCTGGAGGCCAGGCTGTCAGATGAGGAAGTCAAGGTTATTGTCAAAGCCAAGAAAACCAACACTGCAGCATCCAAGCAGCCTGCTGTTCAACTCTTTGTA GAAAATCCTAGTGAGGAggatgctgctgttgttgacaAAATCATGTCCTCTCGTATCGTCAAGAAGGAG GTCTCTCCAGGAGTGGTGGTGGAAGTGGAGGagttttttgtaaaatacaaaaacta CTCCTACCTACACTGTGAGTGGgctacagagcagcagctggagaaAGACAAGAGGATTCAGCAGAAGATCAAACGCTTCAAGATGAAACAAGCACAGAGGGCGCTCTTTTTCGCAGAT ATGGAAGAGGACCCCTTTAACCCTGACTACGTAGAGGTGGACAGAGTGCTGGAGGTGTCATATTGTGAGGACAAAGACACAGGGGAG GAGGTGGTGTACTACCTGGTGAAGTGGTGCTCTTTACCTTATGAGGACAGCACCTGGGAGCTGAAGGACGACGTAGATCAGAGCAAGATTGAAGAGTTTGAGCAGCTGCAGGCAGCCAAGCCGGACTCATGCAGGATG GAGCGGCCCCCAGCCAATCTGTGGAAGAAGAGGGAGCAGTCGAGAGAATACAGGAATAGCAACAGCCTCAGGGACTACCAACTAGAGGGGGTCAACTGGCTCCTCTTCAACTGGTACAACAG ACGGAACTGCATCCTGGCAGACGAGATGGGCCTGGGAAAGACCATCCAGTCAATCACATTCCTAGATGAAATCTATCGCGCGGGCATCAAGGGGCCATTCCTCATAATTGCTCCACTCTCCACCATTGCCAACTGGGAGCGCGAGTTCCGTACTTGGACCCATCTTAATGTCATCGTCTATCATGGAAGCATGGTCAGCAGGCAGATGCTCCAGCAGTATGAGATGTATTTCAGGGATGCACAG GGCCGTGCGATACGAGGTGCTTACAAGTTCCAGGCTGTTATCACCACATTTGAGATGATCTTGGGAGGCTGTCCCGAGCTCAACGCCATAGAGTGGCGCTGTGTTATCATCGATGAGGCCCACCGCCTCAAGAACAAGAACTGCAAGCTGCTAGAAGGCTTCAAGCTCATGAGTCTG GAGCACAAGGTCCTGCTGACAGGAACTCCTCTTCAAAACACAGTGGAGGAGCTTTTCAGCCTGCTTCACTTCCTGGAGCCTGCGCGCTTCCCCTCAGAAAACACCTTCATGCAGGAGTTTGGAGACCTCAAGACTGAGGAGCAG GTACAGAAGCTTCAGGGTATCTTAAAGCCCATGATGCTGCGTCGGTTGAAGGAGGATGTGGAGAAGAAGTTGGCCCCTAAAGAAGAAACCATCATAGAGGTTGAACTCACCAACATTCAGAAGAAATACTACCGTGCCATCCTAGAGAAGAACTTTTCTTTCCTGGCTAAAGGAGCTGGCCAGGCAAATATGCCCAACCTGGTCAACACAATGATGGAGCTGAGAAAGTGCTGCAACCACCCCTACCTCATTAAAG GGGCAGAAGAGAAGATCCTAGAGGACTTCAGGGAGGTGTATAGTCCTACTGCCATCGACTTTCACCTGCAGGCTATGGTGCAGTCTGCCGGGAAGCTGGTCCTTATTGACAAACTGCTGCCCAAGATGAAGGCCGGAGGGCACAAGGTGCTCATCTTCTCCCAAATGGTGCGCTGCCTGGACATCTTGGAAGACTACCTCATTCAGAGAAG GTACTTGTATGAGCGAATAGATGGACGTGTTCGTGGGAACCTGCGGCAGGCCGCCATTGACCGCTTCAGCAAGCCTGACTCAGACCGCTTCGTTTTCCTTCTGTGTACAAGAGCTGGAGGCCTGGGAATCAACCTCACAGCAGCAGACACCTGTATCATCTTTGACTCTGACTGGAACCCGCAGAACGACCTGCAG GCCCAGGCTCGCTGCCATCGGATCGGTCAGAACAAGGCAGTGAAGGTGTACCGTCTGATCACCAGGAACTCGTATGAGCGGGAAATGTTTGATCGTGCCAGCCTCAAGCTGGGTTTGGACAAAGCAGTGTTGCAGAGCATGAGTGGCCGAGATAACAGCCTGGGAGGAGGTACTGGGGGAGGG gcggtgcagcagcagctgtctaAGAAGGAGATCGAGGATCTGTTGCGACGTGGTGCCTATGGGGCCATCAtggatgaggaagatgaagggGCCAAATTCTGTGAGGAGGACATCGACCAGATCCTCCAGCGCAGGACAAAGACCATCACCATTGAGTCTGAGGGACGAGGATCCACCTTTGCAAAG GCCAGTTTTGTGGCATCCGGAAACCGCACAGACATCTCTCTGGATGACCCCAACTTCTGGGACAAGTGGGCCAAAAAGGCAGACATCGATGTGGATATGGTCAATGGCAGA AACAGCTTGGTGATTGACACTCCCCGTGTCAGAAAGCAGACTAGGCCCTTCAGCGCCACCAAGGATGAGCTGGCAGAGCTTTCCGAGGGTGAAAGCGACAATGACGAGACCAAACCTAAACTCAGGCGAAACCATGACCGCCTCAACAGCTATGGACGCACAGAGTGCTTCAGAGTAGAGAAGAACCTGCTTGTATACGG CTGGGGTCGTTGGAAAGATATTCTCAACCATGGGCGTTTTAAGAAGCAGCTGACAGAGTGGGATGTGGAGGCCATCTGCAGGGCCCTGCTGTCCTACTGCCTGGTCCATTATCGTGGAGATGACAAAATCAAAAGCTTCATGTGGGACCTGATTGCTCCTACTGAAGACGGACGCACTAAGGAGCTGCAGAATCACCTTG GTTTGTCTGCTCCAGTCCCTCGAGGCAGAAAGGGTAAGAAGATGAAGACCCAGTCCAGCTCTTTTGACATCCACAAGGCTGAGTGGCTAAGGAAGCACAACCCAGAGCACATGCTTCAGGACGACGGCTACAAGAAACACCTtaaacatcactgcaacaa GGTGCTGCTCAGGGTCAGAATGCTCTACTACCTGAAACAGGAGGTGATAGGAAGCCAGGCCCAGCAGGTACTAGACGGCGTGGAAGCAAG TGAGATAAATATCTGGGTGCCAGAGCCTGATCATTCTGAGCTTCCAACCTTGTGGTGGGATACCGTCTCTGATAAGTGTCTGCTGCTGGGTATCTACAAGCATG GTTATGAAAAGTACAACACTATCCGTGCAGACCCTGCCCTGTGCTTCCTAGAGCGTGTGGGACGACCGGATGAGAAGGCCATCGCTGCCGAACAGAGAGGCAATGATTTCATGGATGG GGATGTAGATGATCCAGAATACAAGCCTGCTCCAGCCCTGCTGAAGGACGATATGGAG GATGATGCCTCTTCTCCTGGAGACTTGGTTGTCACTGACAACGCTGGAG ATGCAGTTCCAGTGACGGAAGGTGAAAGTATCTATTGGCCCTCTTCTTCGGTGCTGACTGCCAGGCTGAGGCGTCTGATCACAGCCTCCCAGCGCTACACCAAGAGCCGGCAGATCCTCCACATCCACCAGGCTCAGTCTCAGCAGACCATGATAATGTCTGCTCCGCTCTGCCCGCTGCCCCCCACACTCAACGACACCCTCAACCCCAAGATGGCTGCTAAGATTGAACGCCAACAAAG ATGGACCAGGCGAGAGGAGGCTGACTTCTATCGGGTGGTCTCCACTTTTGGTGTTGTTTTTGACCCAGACCTTGGACGGTTTGACTGGACCAAGTTCAGGGCCATGGCTCGACTGCACAAGAAGACTGATGAGAGTCTGCAGAAATACCTGTGTGCTTTCACCGCCATGTGCAGGCGGGTGTGTCGCCTGCCACCCAAGGAAGGAG ACTCTGCAGTGGACCCATCTCTGACCATCCAGCCCATCACAGAGGAGCGAGCGTCTCGCACACTGTACAGAGTAGAGTTGCTTCGCCAGGTGAGAGAGCAGGTCCTTCGTCACTCATTACTCTATGAGCGCCTGTCACTGTGTCAGATGAGCTCTGACTTACCCGTGTGGTGGGAAGCTGGTACTCATGACCGTGACCTGCTAATTGGTGCTGCCAAGCACGGCGTCAGCCGCACAGACTACCACATTCTTCGAGACCCTGAGCTCTGCTTCATGGCTGCCCAACGCAACTACAGCCAAACAAAAGCTGCACAGCAGCAATCACGCACATCCACCCCGCTCCTACACCCTCAGTACCAGGCCACCAGCTCAGTGTTGACAGGCTCACCGGCGCCTCCAACAGCCCCGAGAGACCCAGAGCCCTGTGGGGTTGTACCCAAAGTCGAACCAGCCTCAGAAGGGGAGGATAGCAGGGAGAAGCATGGGGAGAGTTGGAGTCCTCCTCGAGCGCCAGCTACTCCTACAGGTCTGGAGGAGAAGCCTATTCCTGAGATGAGGGACAGTGAAAGGCAGATGGTTGCAGCACGAACGAAGCCTCTCACTCCCAACTCCTCAGAGAGGAAACCCAAGAAGACCAGCAAGAGAAGCCGCAGGGAGGCCAGGCGTGGCTCAGAGTCCGACTCAGATGGCTCCTCCTCAAGCTCTTCATCccgctcctcttcctcttcatcatcatcgtctTCTTCCTCGTCACATTCCGGGtccagctcttcctcctcttcatcgtCTTGCTCCTCTGGCTCTTCATcgtcatcctcctcttcctcatcatcttcTGATGACAGTGAAagtgagggagaggaaggaaagaagaaag TGCCTGCAGCAACAAGTGTAAAGGGCTTTGATGAGGACAGTGTGGCATCTCTGAGCACTACACAGGATGAAACGCAAGACACCCATGTGGCTGAGAACGGCATCACCAACAACTCTTCGCATCCTTTCCAGGGAGGAGGATACATGCTTGCTGCATCGTACTGGCCAAAG GATCGAGTGATTATCAACCGCCTGGACAGCATCTGCCAGGCAGTGCTAAAGGGCAAGTGGCCAGGAACACGCCGGGCCTACGAACCTGGAGGTGCAGTGGCCTCCTTCTACACCACCAAGCTGCTGGACAACGCCAACAGCCTGTGCGAGGACCCCTCTGCCTCGCCACAAGGGTCAAAGGTGACCAAGCATGTTGCAGAAAACAAGGAGTTCTCAGTAAAACTGAACGAT CAGGAAGGAGGTCTGAAGTTGACCTTCCAGAAACAGGGTCTCCCTCTAAAGAGGCCCCTGGAGACAGAGGAGGGCCCCCAGGCCCAGCAGCAGTACCTGGCCCGGCTTCAAGAGCTGCAGAGCGCCTCGGACACAGGCCTGGCAGACATCACCAAGCCACACTGCAGCTTCCAGAACG TGCCTCCAGGTGTTGCTGGTCAGATGAGGCTGAACGGAGTAGTAGATGGTCAGCCGGTGGTAAAGAGGcgaagggggaggaggaagaatgTGGAGGGGATGGACCTGCTCTTCATGAACAAGAGTCGAGCCCCTGCTGTCCCTGATCAG GTGCCTCCAGGATGGGGTGGTATTGGCCAGGTGGGCatggctgcagctgctgtgcCGGGCTACAGTCAGAGCTCTAGTCAGAGCCCCGCAGACACAGAGATCAGGGTCCCTGTCATCAACCTCAAAGATGGCACCCGGCTTGCTGGGGATGACGCTCCTAAGAGGAAAGATCTGGAACAGTGGCTGAAAGAGCACCCTGGCTTTGTTGCAGACACAGGAGCCTTTATACCT GGGGTGAATAAGATGCAAATGCAGTTCCACTTCCAGGACGGTCGGCCCAAGCAGAAGAGGCACCGCTGTAGGAACCCCAACAAGATCGATGTCAACAGCCTGACAGGAGATGAAAGGGTCCAGATCATCAACAGGAGAAACGCGCGcaag GTCGGTGGAGCCTTTGCTCCTCCTCTGAAGGATCTGTGCCGGTTCCTTCAGGAGAACCCAGAGTACGGAGTCCCACCTGAATGGGCAGATGTTGTCAAACAGTCG GGTTACCTCCCAGAGAGCATGTTTGACAGGATCCTGACAGGACCCATTGTTCCTGAGGAGGTGAGCCGGCGTGGACGGCGACCTAAGAATCCTCTGGCCAaggcggcagcagcagctacagcggcggcggcggcagcagcgcCAAACCCAGCAGCCTCCACCCTGGGCCTGAACCCCCTGCTGACCAACGGCCTCCTCTCTGGAATGGACCTAACCAGCCTGCAGGCCTTCCAGCAAAACCTGCAGAGCTTACAGTCCCTGCAGCTCACCGCAGGGCTTATGGGGCTTCCATCCGACGCAAGCAACCTGGCCGCAAGTAACTTAGCTGCCATGTTTCCCATGATGCTGTCTGGTATGGCGGGATTGCCGAACCTGCTTGGCATGAGCAGCTTGCTTGGGAAGCCTGCTCAGGAGGGCGCAGCTGGCACCGAGGACAAGGCGAAGGGAACTGCCAGCGGTGGAACAGGAGAGCCGTCTGCCTCTAAAGCCCCTTCTCACACCTCAGACACCAAAGGAGAAAGGACCGAGGGCTCGAACACAACTCCTTCCTCCACTTACAGCGCCACTTCCTCTGCCACCGCCCCACAAAGTGCTTCAGCTGCCTCGGCAGCCTCCGGTCACCCACTGTCTCTTAACCCCTTGTTACTCTCCAGTATGATTTACCCAGGGATGCTTCTCACTCCAGGCCTTAACCTTCCTGTGTCtgccacacagcagcagagctcaaACAGTGATCCCACCCCTCCTGCAGCCTCCCAGTCATCGCCACAGGAGACACAGCGGCCAGCAgcagagaaggacagagaggaagaggaagaggaggaggaggaggaggaggaggaggatgacgaGGCtttggaggaagaagaagaagatgacgATGAGGAGTCAGCAGAACAAAAAGAGAACAGTGGTCCTGAAGGTTTGGGAAAAGCAGAGTCATCTTCATCAGAGTCTGGGAGCTCGTCTTCATCCTCAGACAATTCAGACTCCAGTGATGAGGACTGA